Within the Arthrobacter caoxuetaonis genome, the region CCGGGCTGTAGCCGAACTTGGTCAGGTAGTCGATCGCATGCAGGCAGGCCCGCTGGTAGGACAGGTGCGAATCGAGGTACCGCTGCTCGCCGTCGAGCGTCACCGAGGTGCCGGAAAACGCTATCCACTCGCTGAAGTGCGGGTCCACGTTGCCCGGCATGAAGATCGCATTCTCGTGGACGCCGTACGTGTCCATCCCGCCCTTGATGATGTCCACGCGCAGGTCGATGAACCCGCCCATCTCGATGGCACCGCAGAAGGTGATCTCGCCGTCGCCCTGGGAGAAGTGCAGGTCCCCCACGGACAGGTTGGCGCCGTCCACGAAGACCGGATAAAAGATCCGGGATCCCTTGGAGAGGTTCTTGATGTCCTGGTTGCCGCCGTTCTCCCGCGGAGGTGCGGTGCGCGCAGCTTCGCCGCCCACCCGGGCCCAGTCATCCCGTGGCACACCGCCCAGTACGGCATGTTCAGCTTCAGGCGGCAGCGCGAGCGGCGGGACCCGCTGGGGATCGGTGGCGATCAGGTCTCCCTCGCGCTTGTTCCACTTCGCGAGCAGGGCGGCCGACGGCGCGGTGCCCATCAGGCCCGGGTGGATCAGGCCGGTAAAGGAGACGCCGGGAACGTGGCGGGAGGTTGCGGTCTGGCCGTTGAAGTCCCAGATCGCCTTGTAGGCGTCCGGGAACTGATCGGTGAGGAACCCGCCGCCGTTCTCTTTTGCGAAGATCCCGGTGTAGCCCCAGCCCTGCCCTGCCAGCGGACCGGAGTCCTCCTGCGGAATCGGCCCGACATCCAGGATGTCCACCACCAGCAGGTCTCCCGGCTTGGCACCTTCCACACCGAAGGGTCCGCTGAGTTTGTGTACGGTAAGCAGCGGTGCGTTCAGGATGTCCTCAGCAGAATCGTCGTTGACGATCGCGCCATCGAACCATTCCCGGCAGTCAACGCGGAAGGACTCTCCGGGCTTTACCACCGCCACCGGCGGGATTTCCGGGTGCCACCGGTTATGGCCCGGTTTTTCCTGGTCCTCGAACTTTTTCGAAGAATCCAGCGGGAAGACGACTTTCGGCATAATTTCTCCTTCGAGGGGATACTGCGTCCTTAGTCAGACATATGGAGCCGAACAGGTCCGGGAGCTAGTCAGGCCTGGGGAGCTTTTGGTGCAGCGGATTGGAGGTTGTCCCGCTGCTTCGGCGGGGCCATGCCCCGGGCGAAGTCACCACTGCTGGTTCAGCGGCAGTGCGTGCGGTGCCTTCGATCAGCTTGTAGGCACTCGACGAGGCCCTGGAAAGGTACGGTGCGGTGATGAGCCGCTTCGACGCCCCGCCGCAGTCCGGGCAGGGGACTTCATCGCGAACCTGCTGCATGGGTGAGTGGAGCTCGAAATCGCTGCAGTGGGAACAGCGGTAGGCGTAGAGCGGCATGGTGGGCCTCCCCTGGCTGGGTCCAGTGGCGCCATCGCCGCTGAGGTTGTGCTCGACCCTAATGACACGCTGTCTTGGGCGTCAATGGAACGTGGGTGCTTTGACCCGTCCGGATCCGGTGCTTCCGGCCACCGTATGCCTTGACACGCCAGCGGGCCCTGGACCAGACTCACCCCAGCCAGACGGCTGCCAGTTGGGAGGGACCTTCGTGAACAGCTCCGCCGGACATAAGTCCGGCCGCCTCCGCCGGCTGGAAGGCCGCACCGCCGTCGTAACCGGAGCAAGCCGCGGTATTGGCCTTGCCATTGCCCGGCGCTTCGTGGACGAAGGTGCCCGCGTGCTCCTGACCGCCCGCGAGGAGCCTCCCCTCCTGGACGCGGCTGCGGGTTTCCCGGAGGGGACGGTCCTGACTGCCGCGGGGAACTCAGCAGATCCGATCCATCAGCGCGAGGTCCTCGACCTGGTGGCCCGGGAGTTCGGCCGGCTGGATGTCCTCGTGAACAATGCGGGCACTAATCCGGTCTACGGTCCGCTGCTGGACCTGGACCTGGATGCGGCGCGGAAGATCATGGAAGTGAATGTCCTGGCTGCCCTGGGCTGGGTGCAGGCGGCCTGCCGGCATCCCCGGGCCGGTTTCCTGGACGGAGGCGGGTCGGTGATCAATATGTCCTCCGTGAGCGCCCAAACACCGGCCAAGGGCATCGCCTGGTACGGGATCAGCAAGGCCGCGCTGGAGCAGCTCACCCGTTCCCTCGCCGTCGAACTCGCACCGGCGGTGCGCGTGAACGCGCTGGCACCCGCCGTCGTCAGGACCCGCTTCTCCCGGGCCCTTTATGAGGGCCGAGAGGAGAAGGTTGCCCGGTCCTATCCCCTGGGCCGGCTGGGCAGCCCGGAAGATGTCGCGGCCGGAGCAGCCTTCCTCGCGTCCGACGACGCCGCCTGGGTCACCGGGCAGATCCTTACGCTCGACGGTGGGCTCCTGGTCGCCGGCGGCTCGGCCTGAGCCTGCCGGCGATGCCTACGGAACTACAACCGCTCGGCCCACAAGCTGGTTGCTCTTCAGCTTCTCGTAGGCCGCCGGAGCATCCTCGAGGGAGAAGACTTCGGTGTGCACGTTGAGGCCTTCATCGCGGGCCAGGTCCAGCACTTCGAACAGCTCAGTCCGCGAGCCCCAGTAGGGAGCACGGATGGAGGTCTCCCACGAGGCTGTCGCGGTGAGGCCCACCTTCAGCGTGCCGGAGCCGACTCCCACCAGTACCTGGTCACCCTGCGACCGGACCATCGCCTGGCCCATGTCCAGCGTTGCCTGGTTCGTCACGAAGTCGAAGACGGCGTCCACCCCCAGCCCCCGGGTGAGGTCCTTGATGATGTCCACCGTCCCGTGTTCGGACGGGAAGGCGTACTGGGCGCCCACAGAGGTCGCCAGGTCCAGCTTCGCCGGGTCGATGTCCAGGGCGACGACGGTCGCCGCGGTGAGCGAGCGGAGGATCTGGATCGCCACGTGCCCCAGGCCGCCCACTCCGATGACGACTGCGGTGGAACCCGAGGGCAGCTTTTCCAGGGATCCCTTGATCGCGTGGTAGGGAGTCAGGCCTGCGTCCGTCAGGGAGACGTTCTGAACCGGGTCCAGGTCGCCGAGCGGAACCAGGTGCCGGGCGCTGTCCACAATGATGTACTCGGCCATGGCTCCGGGGGCACCGAGCCCGGGAGGGGCAATGCCGTATTTGGCTGCATTCCGGCAGTAGTTTTCCCGGCCCGAGGAGCATTCGTAGCAGAGACCGCAGCCCCAGGGCCCGTAGATGGCCATCGACTGTCCTTCTTCGATGTGCTTCACACCCTCGCCGATCATGTCCACCGTTCCGGCGCCTTCATGGCCCAGCGTCAGGGGCAGCCCGTAGATGTACTGGTCCTCAGGCAGGGACATGATGTATTCGTCCGAATGACACACCCCGGCCGCGGTCACCTTCAAGCGGATCTGCCCGGGTCCGGGCTCCGGAGTGTCGATCTCCACGATTTCCGGGGCGGAGCCGATGCTGCGGTACTGAAGAGCCTTCATGGCGTACTCCTATCTCCGCGCAGGCAGACCCCGCCCGCACGGGTGAATGGATTTGCCCTTCAAGCGTTGCACCGATCCCCGGATTACACAGCCCGCGGCGCCTGCTGGAGCGCCGCGG harbors:
- the fmdA gene encoding formamidase, which encodes MPKVVFPLDSSKKFEDQEKPGHNRWHPEIPPVAVVKPGESFRVDCREWFDGAIVNDDSAEDILNAPLLTVHKLSGPFGVEGAKPGDLLVVDILDVGPIPQEDSGPLAGQGWGYTGIFAKENGGGFLTDQFPDAYKAIWDFNGQTATSRHVPGVSFTGLIHPGLMGTAPSAALLAKWNKREGDLIATDPQRVPPLALPPEAEHAVLGGVPRDDWARVGGEAARTAPPRENGGNQDIKNLSKGSRIFYPVFVDGANLSVGDLHFSQGDGEITFCGAIEMGGFIDLRVDIIKGGMDTYGVHENAIFMPGNVDPHFSEWIAFSGTSVTLDGEQRYLDSHLSYQRACLHAIDYLTKFGYSPEQAYLLLGAAPIEGRLSGVVDIPNSCSTVYIPTSIFDFDVRPSASGPFQIDPGIGAPHASNR
- a CDS encoding FmdB family zinc ribbon protein, with the protein product MPLYAYRCSHCSDFELHSPMQQVRDEVPCPDCGGASKRLITAPYLSRASSSAYKLIEGTARTAAEPAVVTSPGAWPRRSSGTTSNPLHQKLPRPD
- a CDS encoding SDR family oxidoreductase, which codes for MNSSAGHKSGRLRRLEGRTAVVTGASRGIGLAIARRFVDEGARVLLTAREEPPLLDAAAGFPEGTVLTAAGNSADPIHQREVLDLVAREFGRLDVLVNNAGTNPVYGPLLDLDLDAARKIMEVNVLAALGWVQAACRHPRAGFLDGGGSVINMSSVSAQTPAKGIAWYGISKAALEQLTRSLAVELAPAVRVNALAPAVVRTRFSRALYEGREEKVARSYPLGRLGSPEDVAAGAAFLASDDAAWVTGQILTLDGGLLVAGGSA
- a CDS encoding NAD(P)-dependent alcohol dehydrogenase — translated: MKALQYRSIGSAPEIVEIDTPEPGPGQIRLKVTAAGVCHSDEYIMSLPEDQYIYGLPLTLGHEGAGTVDMIGEGVKHIEEGQSMAIYGPWGCGLCYECSSGRENYCRNAAKYGIAPPGLGAPGAMAEYIIVDSARHLVPLGDLDPVQNVSLTDAGLTPYHAIKGSLEKLPSGSTAVVIGVGGLGHVAIQILRSLTAATVVALDIDPAKLDLATSVGAQYAFPSEHGTVDIIKDLTRGLGVDAVFDFVTNQATLDMGQAMVRSQGDQVLVGVGSGTLKVGLTATASWETSIRAPYWGSRTELFEVLDLARDEGLNVHTEVFSLEDAPAAYEKLKSNQLVGRAVVVP